The proteins below are encoded in one region of Scomber japonicus isolate fScoJap1 chromosome 2, fScoJap1.pri, whole genome shotgun sequence:
- the ier2b gene encoding immediate early response 2b, whose protein sequence is MSATTAMEVNAEARRILAVSISKLYASRTQRGGLRLHRSLLLSLVMRSARDIYHSSRESEELSMAQPAPVEPMDTSSSTTGEAAGQPEPQPEPTPALNSADLAPEEPHKEEEEDEGCDSELIEDKENMSPTRQSRKRRGKASAAPDFLPSKRARLEPGEERYAAPLGSCRVGAGESLTALSLNRVIPAF, encoded by the coding sequence atgagtgCCACAACTGCAATGGAAGTGAACGCCGAAGCCAGACGGATCTTGGCCGTGTCGATAAGCAAGCTGTACGCCTCAAGGACCCAGAGAGGCGGACTGAGACTCCACCGGAGCCTCCTGCTCTCCCTGGTCATGAGGTCTGCCCGGGACATCTATCACTCCTCCCGGGAAAGCGAAGAGCTGAGCATGGCGCAACCGGCTCCAGTTGAACCGATGGacaccagctcctccaccacGGGTGAAGCAGCCGGGCAGCCCGAGCCACAACCTGAGCCCACACCGGCTCTGAACTCAGCCGATCTGGCCCCAGAAGAGCCgcacaaagaggaggaggaagacgaaggGTGTGATAGTGAACTCATAGAGGACAAAGAAAACATGAGCCCGACAAGGCAGTCCAGGAAACGCCGGGGCAAGGCGTCGGCGGCGCCTGACTTCCTTCCCAGCAAGAGGGCGAGGCTGGAGCCCGGGGAGGAGAGGTATGCGGCCCCGCTGGGCAGCTGTCGCGTCGGGGCAGGAGAGTCCCTGACCGCTTTGTCTCTAAATCGGGTTATACCTGCCTTCTGA